In uncultured Fibrobacter sp., the genomic window CTATGAACGCAATAGACATTGTCTGTCTCATCATCATTCTTTTTCTCATGCTGCTCGGATTATGGCACGGATTTTTCCGCGGGATATTCCGACTGATTGCCTGGGCTGCAGGTATTGTGGGAGCCTATTTTGCATGCGACCTGCTTTCTGATTTTGTTTCAAGCACCTTGCAGGCCAGCGCATTCTCGACAAAGCTCGTTTGCATGTGCATTGGATTCCTGGTTCCGTTCTTACTGTTCCTGTTTGTGGGTCGTTTTCTCCAGCATATTACCCAGAACACGACCGTAGGCAAGGCCGACCGAATTCTCGGGGGTATTTTTGGAGTCATCAAGGCTCTGCTCATTTGCTTTGTATTGCTGACGATTTTGCACTTGTTCCCCTTTGGCGGAATTATTCCGGAAACCCGCGACACCGCTTTCGCTTACGACGCCTACAAAGCATCTCT contains:
- a CDS encoding CvpA family protein; translated protein: MNAIDIVCLIIILFLMLLGLWHGFFRGIFRLIAWAAGIVGAYFACDLLSDFVSSTLQASAFSTKLVCMCIGFLVPFLLFLFVGRFLQHITQNTTVGKADRILGGIFGVIKALLICFVLLTILHLFPFGGIIPETRDTAFAYDAYKASLELLGYSSKPVNLLDVAEKKANEITKSITDKATEKASEAAKEAADKATEVVKESAKEATEVAKESVKDAVDSLKNATKEVAK